One segment of Candidatus Poribacteria bacterium DNA contains the following:
- a CDS encoding RNA-guided endonuclease TnpB family protein, whose product MKKQKQHRRTYKYQIREHPKNKRFGNMLDDLADVHNHFLKLENRYYRRYGKYAGRYRLQPHLTKLLKRTKKHWAWIPRDTLDAVIIRLHLAWEKFFDFKKHGGRKVGMPKFKRKGRCRSAKFQTGYKLENGRVRISFKSWDESTQTLKFDKRWFSFHLHREWKGNVKYIQILRDSVGTYWLYVVTDDSSKEVLPATGESVGADFGMKDAFLTLNTGEKIQSPQFLKQSLKHLRTLNKALSRKVKGSGNWWRAVRDLAWLYRKVANQRKDWQWKLATDLCRRFDTIATETLNLEGMKRLWGRKVSDLAFGQFVQILAFKCFKHNRDYRKVGQWTATTKPCSNCGYHNKNLSLSDRQWTCPNCGSHHDRDVNAAINILRAACDPVVETM is encoded by the coding sequence TTGAAAAAACAGAAACAGCATCGTAGAACCTATAAGTATCAAATACGCGAACATCCAAAGAACAAACGTTTTGGCAACATGCTTGATGACCTTGCAGACGTGCATAACCACTTCTTGAAGTTGGAGAACCGTTACTATCGTCGTTATGGCAAATATGCCGGTCGGTATCGGTTGCAACCCCACCTCACGAAGTTGTTGAAACGTACCAAGAAACATTGGGCATGGATACCGCGGGATACCCTTGACGCGGTAATTATCCGTCTGCATCTTGCGTGGGAAAAGTTTTTTGATTTCAAAAAACATGGCGGTCGTAAAGTCGGCATGCCAAAGTTCAAACGCAAAGGACGCTGCCGTTCCGCAAAGTTCCAGACGGGATACAAACTTGAAAACGGACGTGTGCGTATCTCCTTCAAATCGTGGGACGAAAGCACACAGACTTTGAAGTTTGATAAACGTTGGTTTTCTTTCCACCTGCACCGCGAGTGGAAGGGGAACGTGAAATATATCCAAATCCTTCGCGACAGCGTTGGCACGTATTGGCTCTATGTCGTGACAGATGATTCCTCCAAAGAAGTCCTGCCTGCCACGGGTGAAAGTGTCGGGGCAGACTTTGGAATGAAAGACGCTTTTCTCACGCTCAACACTGGTGAGAAAATACAATCCCCACAATTCTTGAAACAGTCCTTGAAACACCTCCGAACCCTCAACAAGGCACTTTCGCGTAAAGTCAAAGGGTCGGGCAATTGGTGGCGTGCCGTCAGAGATTTGGCATGGCTCTATCGCAAAGTTGCCAACCAACGCAAAGATTGGCAGTGGAAACTTGCTACAGACCTGTGCCGAAGGTTTGATACCATCGCCACTGAGACGCTGAACCTTGAAGGCATGAAACGCCTCTGGGGACGCAAAGTCTCTGACCTTGCTTTCGGGCAATTTGTTCAGATTTTGGCGTTCAAATGTTTCAAACATAATCGCGATTACCGTAAAGTTGGACAGTGGACTGCCACAACAAAACCCTGTTCAAATTGTGGGTATCACAACAAAAATCTTTCTCTCTCGGATAGGCAGTGGACATGTCCGAATTGTGGCTCTCACCACGATAGAGATGTAAACGCTGCTATAAACATCTTACGGGCTGCTTGCGATCCCGTTGTGGAGACGATGTAA
- a CDS encoding transglycosylase SLT domain-containing protein gives MILQKFFWGLLVLAYSCLVIGTPVFADKERSAAWQEAFALIDKRQHKSAVLKLEALLETGLSESEKLEIHHALGYNYEKLRDRPKAVRHYARVVSFNYPLADYAAYRLARLYEGMKNETRAIKWYAQLVRDYPKSFYFLEANWALSKLYLDKKQYETARPHLNELAKHRQYARRATFELARCDEALGATADAFEAHRELIQKEHSGSVAKKALDRLKQLMGKNKSLKLTADDRINSGLVFFSHRAWKSAVAELERIPETADLSTRGYALYLMGKSYQGRRWYNTAIKKFNAVIAFGEKSEYLTRATYQAAQCYRRKGHLKTAVSRLEDFVKKYTWSELVDNALYDIAQIREKQGKSEAALDAYARLIEMAPKSPYADVAAWRIGWHRFDEKRYEESYNAFKGLKEHFPGNRYAMGAHFWMAKIREHQNKPAQARKLYQEVAEAHYWYYTARAKTILGITRSELEPRAVQDAELPVPKAGPEQIPLLMELRLYEDAIAQLNWHIDTNSLPERQCFYDLITCYERLAMYDKARELTAASLESPAFANASRADLANLHQKLYPRYYADAVEKYAKMYNVDTFLIAAMILEESRYNAEAISWAGAIGLMQIMPATGRELAQQLKIRRFRTSMLKQADINIRMGTKYISDLNSWFDGNPMLVIGAYNGGPGRMKRWVKSKNIKDIDLFVEKIGIRETRLHIKKVINSYDHYVQIYRKTDEPPAVNSTTDLSEKRLQGF, from the coding sequence ATGATACTCCAGAAATTTTTTTGGGGTTTGCTGGTCTTGGCGTACAGCTGCCTTGTAATTGGGACACCGGTTTTTGCTGATAAAGAACGTAGTGCGGCATGGCAAGAAGCCTTCGCTCTGATTGATAAAAGACAGCACAAAAGCGCAGTTTTGAAACTGGAGGCTTTACTAGAAACCGGTTTGTCCGAGTCAGAGAAACTTGAGATCCATCACGCGCTCGGTTACAACTACGAGAAACTTCGGGATCGTCCGAAAGCCGTGCGTCACTATGCACGAGTCGTCTCGTTCAACTATCCATTAGCAGACTACGCAGCCTACCGCCTTGCGCGGCTCTATGAAGGTATGAAGAATGAAACACGGGCGATAAAATGGTATGCGCAGCTTGTGAGGGACTACCCAAAGAGTTTCTACTTTTTGGAGGCAAATTGGGCTTTATCGAAACTGTATCTTGATAAGAAACAGTATGAAACGGCGAGACCCCACTTAAACGAACTGGCTAAACACCGGCAATACGCGAGGAGAGCAACTTTTGAGTTAGCACGTTGTGATGAAGCACTCGGTGCCACTGCTGATGCGTTTGAAGCGCATCGTGAACTCATTCAGAAAGAACACTCAGGCAGCGTTGCCAAAAAAGCACTTGATCGCCTCAAACAACTTATGGGAAAAAATAAGTCTTTAAAACTCACCGCTGATGATCGGATTAATTCTGGCTTAGTTTTCTTTTCACATCGGGCATGGAAGTCGGCTGTAGCAGAATTGGAACGGATTCCCGAAACAGCAGATTTAAGCACGCGTGGATACGCGCTTTACCTCATGGGAAAGAGCTACCAGGGACGTAGGTGGTACAACACAGCGATTAAAAAGTTTAACGCTGTGATTGCGTTTGGGGAGAAAAGTGAATACTTAACACGGGCGACCTATCAAGCCGCACAATGTTACCGGCGGAAAGGGCACCTCAAAACTGCGGTGAGTCGACTTGAGGACTTCGTGAAAAAATACACATGGAGTGAGCTGGTAGACAATGCGCTGTACGATATTGCACAAATCCGTGAAAAACAAGGCAAATCGGAAGCAGCCCTCGACGCCTACGCCCGTTTAATAGAAATGGCTCCTAAGAGTCCTTATGCCGATGTAGCAGCATGGAGAATAGGTTGGCACCGTTTTGACGAAAAACGCTACGAAGAAAGCTACAATGCTTTCAAAGGACTAAAGGAACACTTCCCCGGCAATAGATACGCAATGGGCGCACATTTTTGGATGGCAAAGATTCGGGAACACCAAAACAAACCCGCGCAGGCACGAAAACTCTACCAAGAAGTTGCTGAAGCACACTATTGGTACTATACCGCAAGGGCAAAAACGATTCTCGGGATCACCAGATCTGAACTGGAACCGAGAGCCGTTCAGGATGCAGAATTACCGGTGCCTAAGGCGGGTCCAGAGCAGATTCCACTCCTGATGGAACTCCGGCTTTACGAAGATGCTATTGCGCAATTGAACTGGCACATTGACACGAACTCGCTTCCTGAGCGTCAGTGTTTTTACGACTTGATTACGTGTTATGAACGGCTCGCCATGTACGATAAAGCCAGGGAACTCACCGCAGCGTCGCTTGAAAGTCCAGCTTTCGCGAATGCCTCGCGCGCCGATTTAGCGAACCTCCACCAGAAACTTTATCCGCGCTATTATGCCGATGCAGTTGAGAAGTATGCCAAGATGTATAACGTTGATACTTTCTTAATTGCCGCTATGATCCTGGAAGAGAGCCGATACAATGCGGAGGCAATTAGTTGGGCAGGCGCGATTGGGTTGATGCAGATTATGCCAGCCACTGGCAGGGAACTCGCGCAACAACTCAAAATCCGGCGTTTCCGGACTTCGATGCTCAAACAAGCCGACATTAATATTCGGATGGGGACAAAGTATATATCCGACCTCAACTCGTGGTTTGATGGCAACCCAATGCTGGTCATCGGTGCGTATAACGGAGGTCCCGGGCGGATGAAGCGATGGGTGAAGTCAAAAAACATAAAGGATATCGACTTATTCGTGGAGAAGATTGGGATCCGAGAGACACGGCTTCACATCAAGAAGGTCATCAACAGTTACGATCATTACGTCCAGATTTATCGGAAAACAGATGAACCGCCCGCTGTGAATTCAACGACAGATCTAAGCGAAAAACGACTCCAAGGCTTTTAA
- the nadB gene encoding L-aspartate oxidase: MNPERHSSWDTDVLIIGSGAAGLRAALAASERADVTLITKTTLTESNTHYAQGGIAVAMNLDDTIALHIKDTCAAGGGLCDAQAVEMMVSEGIPRVAELLDWGANFDWEGTLPRFTQEAAHSRRRIVHKGDATGRETTDVLIQRVLNTERINVLQSAFAIDLLTDANVTTGPEEPLTCYGVTAVVDEELVYIRAKATILATGGLGRLYPCTSNPKVATGDGFAAAWRAGCEMVDMEFVQFHPTTLYLDGAPNFLISEAVRGEGGQLINIRGERFMRKYHEKEELAPRDVVSRSIQSEMALTGFPCVYLDITHKPAEFILERFPTISDTTKRYGLDISIDLIPVRPGAHFMMGGIRTNTDTETNLKGLYACGEVACTGVHGANRLASNSLLECLVFGARAGTNAALFAQSESPDHPPDIPAVDNGLTSVETDLTFIEAVKDTIQEVLWENVSIERDGEGLEQTLAELQDLTVSLESLQSVSQTLLQTTDVEIIEAVNMLNVALMITESALVRTESRGAHYRADFPAQNDTDWYRRVLLTRDAAPEVVALNLPEMK; the protein is encoded by the coding sequence ATGAATCCGGAGAGGCATTCAAGTTGGGATACCGATGTCCTTATCATCGGTAGTGGTGCTGCAGGGCTGCGTGCTGCGCTCGCTGCGAGCGAGCGCGCCGATGTGACGTTAATCACCAAAACGACGCTCACCGAAAGCAACACACACTATGCACAAGGTGGCATTGCTGTGGCTATGAACCTTGATGACACGATTGCCTTGCACATAAAAGATACTTGCGCAGCTGGGGGTGGCTTGTGTGATGCCCAAGCCGTTGAAATGATGGTATCTGAGGGCATTCCAAGGGTCGCAGAACTTCTCGACTGGGGCGCGAACTTTGATTGGGAAGGCACCTTACCCCGTTTTACACAGGAAGCAGCCCACAGTCGGCGGCGGATCGTCCACAAAGGGGATGCAACCGGACGTGAAACGACGGATGTCCTCATTCAACGTGTGCTAAATACCGAACGCATCAATGTCCTCCAGAGTGCTTTTGCTATTGACTTGTTGACGGATGCAAATGTTACAACAGGGCCTGAGGAACCCCTCACCTGTTACGGGGTTACCGCTGTTGTCGATGAGGAATTAGTCTACATCCGGGCAAAAGCCACAATTCTTGCCACGGGTGGGCTTGGCCGACTCTACCCCTGTACCTCTAATCCAAAAGTAGCAACTGGAGACGGTTTTGCAGCAGCGTGGCGTGCGGGATGCGAGATGGTCGATATGGAGTTCGTGCAGTTCCATCCGACAACACTTTACTTAGATGGTGCTCCCAACTTCTTGATTTCTGAAGCCGTCCGTGGGGAAGGTGGCCAACTTATCAATATACGTGGTGAGCGTTTTATGAGGAAATACCACGAGAAAGAGGAACTCGCACCACGCGATGTCGTCAGTCGTTCTATTCAAAGCGAAATGGCGTTGACCGGTTTTCCCTGTGTTTACCTTGATATTACCCACAAACCGGCTGAATTTATACTTGAACGGTTTCCGACTATCTCTGATACGACGAAACGGTACGGCTTAGATATTAGCATTGACTTAATACCCGTCCGCCCCGGCGCACACTTTATGATGGGTGGTATCCGTACGAACACCGATACAGAAACTAACCTTAAAGGGCTTTATGCATGCGGAGAAGTGGCATGTACAGGTGTTCACGGTGCGAATCGCTTGGCAAGTAACTCCCTTTTAGAGTGTCTTGTCTTTGGTGCCCGCGCTGGGACAAATGCTGCTCTCTTTGCCCAATCTGAGTCTCCTGACCACCCGCCAGATATACCTGCCGTTGATAACGGACTGACATCCGTTGAAACAGATCTTACTTTTATAGAAGCAGTAAAGGACACAATTCAGGAAGTGCTTTGGGAGAATGTGAGCATTGAAAGAGATGGCGAGGGTTTAGAACAAACCCTCGCCGAATTGCAAGATTTGACGGTAAGTTTGGAGAGTCTACAATCGGTTTCACAGACCCTTCTTCAAACAACGGATGTAGAGATAATTGAAGCGGTTAATATGCTCAATGTTGCTTTGATGATAACCGAATCGGCTCTGGTTCGCACCGAGAGCCGCGGCGCACACTACCGCGCCGACTTTCCCGCCCAAAACGATACCGATTGGTACCGCCGCGTCCTCCTCACACGAGACGCAGCACCGGAAGTTGTTGCCTTAAACCTCCCTGAAATGAAGTAA
- a CDS encoding aldo/keto reductase has translation MEIVALGKTGLNVSRLSIGTGSNGWNGRSNQTDLGFEALRDLLLFSHEKGVTFWDSADQYGSHPHVKAALKELPRESVTITTKTTSRTRETVEADVKRFLKEIGSDYVDIVLLHCLTQVDWPQRYPDAMEALARCKEQGLIRAHGVSCHDYGAFQTSAMTEWVEVVLARINHAGVSMDASPADVIRTMEQMAFAGKGIYGMKVLGMGKLAQDAERQREAIEFVMGLPCVHAMTIGMTSKSEVEANVAVVNELS, from the coding sequence ATGGAAATTGTAGCACTCGGAAAAACAGGTTTAAATGTTTCACGACTCTCGATTGGCACTGGGTCAAATGGCTGGAACGGACGCTCAAATCAGACGGACTTGGGATTTGAAGCCTTACGCGATTTGCTCCTATTTTCGCACGAAAAAGGTGTGACCTTTTGGGATTCTGCCGATCAGTATGGAAGCCATCCACATGTGAAGGCAGCACTCAAAGAACTACCACGGGAAAGTGTCACGATCACGACAAAAACTACATCTCGAACGCGAGAGACCGTAGAAGCAGACGTAAAGCGATTTCTCAAAGAAATCGGGTCTGACTATGTAGATATTGTCCTACTCCACTGCCTCACACAGGTTGACTGGCCGCAACGCTATCCAGATGCGATGGAAGCACTCGCACGTTGTAAAGAACAAGGATTGATTCGCGCACATGGTGTATCTTGTCACGATTACGGGGCGTTCCAAACATCCGCGATGACAGAATGGGTCGAAGTTGTGTTGGCACGGATTAACCACGCCGGGGTTAGTATGGACGCATCGCCTGCTGATGTTATCCGAACAATGGAACAGATGGCGTTTGCTGGAAAGGGTATCTACGGTATGAAAGTTTTAGGTATGGGGAAATTGGCACAAGATGCGGAGCGCCAGCGTGAAGCAATTGAATTTGTGATGGGTCTGCCTTGTGTGCACGCTATGACCATTGGCATGACCTCGAAAAGTGAAGTGGAAGCGAATGTTGCCGTCGTCAACGAATTATCTTAA
- a CDS encoding RNA-guided endonuclease TnpB family protein, whose product MRLTFKYPVYPTKAQENVLLQWFGHLCELQNSARNNRKAAYEEEGRFVSQGEQEKFLTAARQKYDDFRSVPQDFQVSVLKRVEKAFDAFRRRCQEGTAKKGYPRYKTRLRSLTWCLRKHKVKDEATGGFKRVRQNPIIETEFRHNRLKVPKLGEVKIYMHRPFVGDPKEVTLVKKASGWYAHISCELPDTPKIEPAAAIAVDMGTTHYLTTSEGEKEDNPRWYRNAEGLLHKHNQTLARRKKGSQRWYKAVHAVALHHERTTNKRKDFIGKLVYKLFHHQKNNVLISESLRISNMVENKHLSKSISDASWGTFFDWAGNIAERDGFHFHQVDPKNTSQICSCCGQKSPKKLSLAIRTFDCQFCGTSLDRDHNAALNILFRAAAALRGERWVTDLYEARNTPNKAFGFKNPNQLSLFDGLTQAPCFSGG is encoded by the coding sequence ATGAGATTGACTTTCAAATACCCTGTGTATCCAACGAAAGCACAGGAAAACGTATTGCTTCAGTGGTTTGGCCACCTTTGTGAACTTCAGAATTCGGCGCGCAATAATCGTAAGGCTGCCTACGAAGAAGAAGGGCGTTTTGTATCTCAAGGCGAACAAGAGAAATTTTTGACGGCAGCCCGTCAGAAATATGACGACTTTCGCTCCGTGCCTCAAGATTTCCAAGTTTCTGTCCTCAAGCGTGTTGAGAAAGCATTTGATGCGTTCCGTAGACGTTGCCAAGAAGGCACTGCGAAAAAAGGGTATCCTCGCTACAAAACGCGTCTCCGTTCTCTGACATGGTGCTTGAGAAAGCACAAAGTCAAGGATGAAGCGACAGGTGGATTCAAACGTGTTCGCCAAAATCCAATAATAGAAACCGAGTTTCGTCATAATCGCTTGAAAGTGCCAAAGTTGGGTGAAGTCAAGATATACATGCACCGTCCTTTTGTCGGGGACCCAAAAGAAGTTACACTTGTCAAGAAAGCAAGCGGTTGGTATGCCCATATCTCTTGTGAACTCCCGGATACCCCGAAAATTGAACCGGCGGCTGCGATTGCCGTTGATATGGGAACCACCCACTACCTCACCACTTCTGAGGGCGAAAAAGAGGATAACCCAAGATGGTATCGCAACGCAGAAGGCTTGCTCCATAAGCACAATCAGACGCTGGCACGCCGAAAGAAAGGCAGTCAGCGTTGGTATAAAGCCGTTCATGCCGTTGCGCTGCACCATGAGCGCACCACAAACAAACGTAAAGATTTCATTGGGAAACTCGTCTACAAACTGTTTCATCATCAGAAAAATAACGTTCTCATTTCAGAATCTTTGAGAATCTCAAACATGGTTGAAAACAAACACCTCAGCAAGAGTATTAGTGATGCGTCTTGGGGAACATTCTTTGACTGGGCTGGAAACATAGCCGAAAGAGACGGTTTCCATTTCCATCAAGTTGACCCCAAAAACACTTCGCAAATCTGCTCGTGTTGCGGTCAGAAATCGCCAAAGAAACTTTCGCTGGCGATACGCACCTTTGATTGTCAGTTTTGTGGCACGTCTTTAGACCGAGACCACAACGCTGCACTTAATATACTTTTCAGGGCAGCTGCTGCCCTTCGTGGAGAGCGTTGGGTTACCGACCTCTATGAAGCGAGAAACACCCCCAATAAAGCATTCGGGTTTAAGAACCCCAACCAGTTATCGCTGTTTGATGGTTTGACACAAGCCCCCTGCTTTAGCGGGGGGTAG
- a CDS encoding SUMF1/EgtB/PvdO family nonheme iron enzyme: protein MRILILLMIVFAIIGCDTDEPVDEILEVSSEVSMAAPAMEMNCPNFLWKNIYRMAEIPGGNFTMGNDVVIPALEHIAHKFQAYTVRFYMDKYEVSVSEFRFFVETSGYRMESNLYKLYGFDEYAPNDPAQVSWRDANAYAKWVGKRLPTEMEWEKAARGGLVDMPFTWGNTPPSLATKQPSVKWVRNTQLNGRVTTWHTGRMAAEGAFAIGFGGRDSNGEWMSGIPLRMGLVFNPQPIGSYTRNGYGLFDMIGNVDEWCADDWNTNAYLVFALDPKTRKIENGSSWKVVRGGGLRHSVFIASQRAETIRRNGQVPGDGYLANTIDVGERSKLHVSYGAVNSVPVGFRCAMDMPGYSYDFIDNQ, encoded by the coding sequence GTGAGAATTTTGATTTTACTGATGATCGTATTCGCTATTATCGGATGCGACACAGATGAACCTGTAGATGAGATTTTAGAAGTCTCGTCAGAGGTTTCAATGGCTGCGCCCGCAATGGAAATGAACTGTCCGAACTTCCTTTGGAAGAATATCTATCGGATGGCAGAGATTCCGGGAGGCAATTTCACGATGGGCAACGATGTGGTTATACCTGCTTTAGAACACATTGCTCATAAGTTTCAGGCGTATACCGTCCGATTTTACATGGATAAGTATGAGGTAAGCGTTAGTGAGTTTAGGTTTTTCGTAGAGACCAGTGGCTACCGTATGGAAAGCAATCTTTACAAACTATACGGATTTGACGAATACGCACCTAACGATCCTGCACAAGTCTCATGGCGGGATGCCAATGCCTACGCAAAATGGGTAGGCAAACGCCTGCCCACAGAAATGGAGTGGGAAAAGGCAGCACGCGGCGGCTTAGTGGATATGCCGTTCACGTGGGGCAATACGCCACCCAGTCTTGCTACGAAACAGCCGAGCGTAAAATGGGTTAGAAATACGCAACTCAACGGTCGGGTTACAACATGGCATACTGGGCGCATGGCGGCTGAAGGCGCGTTTGCGATCGGCTTCGGCGGTCGCGACTCCAATGGCGAATGGATGTCAGGCATCCCGTTGCGGATGGGTCTGGTGTTTAACCCACAGCCTATCGGGTCTTATACCCGGAATGGATACGGATTGTTCGATATGATAGGCAACGTAGATGAATGGTGTGCGGACGACTGGAATACAAACGCCTATTTGGTGTTTGCTCTTGATCCAAAAACAAGGAAGATAGAGAACGGTTCCAGTTGGAAAGTCGTCAGAGGCGGCGGGCTTCGGCACAGTGTCTTTATCGCCAGCCAGCGCGCTGAGACTATCCGAAGAAACGGACAAGTCCCCGGAGATGGATACCTTGCAAACACGATTGATGTCGGAGAACGTTCAAAACTACATGTATCTTACGGTGCTGTCAATTCCGTTCCTGTCGGTTTCCGATGCGCAATGGATATGCCGGGATACTCTTATGACTTCATAGACAATCAGTAA
- the gatB gene encoding Asp-tRNA(Asn)/Glu-tRNA(Gln) amidotransferase subunit GatB: protein MEKYEIVIGLEIHAELCTESKLFCNCAYTFGASANDCTCPICLGMPGTLPVVNRRALEFAVRAGLAMECQITASSKFDRKNYFYPDLPKNYQISQYDIPLCQSGQVTFEFEGEPRTVALRRIHLEEDAGKSIHAEVTGDPTRSFMDFNRAGVPLLEIVSEPELHSPDEAIAYCRAVKEILEYIDVSDCNMEEGSLRCEPNLSLRPKGSKALGTRTEIKNKNSFQELIDAMEYEVKRQARILDAGEEVVQETLLFDANTGRTVAMRGKEEADDYRYFPEPDLVHVQMDDDWLTEIQSALPELPAARRERFIADYDISPENTEFLTSTRQLAEFFDAAAQLSGEPATCANWIMGDLTRLLNTSEIEIQDSKVTPAHLSELIGLIENATISGKIAKSVLDDAFETGKMPKEIVAEKGLAQITDTSEIEAIVLQVVEENPGPAQDYRDGTKKAIGFLVGQVMRATRGKANPQLVNQILTRVLTAE, encoded by the coding sequence ATGGAAAAATATGAGATAGTTATCGGATTAGAAATCCACGCAGAATTATGCACAGAGAGTAAGCTTTTCTGCAATTGCGCTTATACCTTTGGTGCCTCGGCAAACGACTGTACCTGTCCAATCTGCTTAGGGATGCCGGGGACACTACCTGTTGTCAACAGACGCGCTTTAGAGTTTGCGGTTCGTGCCGGTTTGGCGATGGAATGTCAAATCACGGCTTCCAGTAAGTTTGACCGCAAGAACTATTTCTATCCAGACCTACCAAAAAACTACCAAATTTCGCAATACGACATCCCGTTGTGTCAGAGTGGACAGGTAACGTTTGAATTTGAAGGTGAACCTCGTACCGTTGCACTCCGCAGAATTCATCTTGAAGAGGATGCTGGAAAATCCATTCACGCCGAAGTTACGGGTGACCCGACCCGTAGTTTTATGGATTTCAATCGCGCCGGTGTTCCTTTACTTGAAATTGTAAGCGAACCCGAACTGCATTCTCCTGACGAAGCTATTGCCTACTGCCGTGCCGTCAAGGAGATTTTAGAATATATTGATGTCAGCGATTGCAACATGGAAGAAGGAAGCCTGCGATGTGAGCCGAACCTCTCTCTCAGACCGAAAGGCAGTAAAGCGTTAGGCACGCGCACGGAAATCAAAAACAAAAACTCGTTCCAAGAGTTGATTGATGCGATGGAATATGAGGTGAAACGACAGGCACGCATCTTAGACGCGGGTGAGGAGGTCGTCCAAGAGACGCTCTTGTTTGATGCAAATACCGGCAGAACTGTGGCAATGCGTGGCAAAGAGGAGGCGGACGACTATCGCTACTTCCCTGAACCCGATCTCGTTCACGTCCAGATGGATGATGACTGGCTCACTGAGATTCAGTCAGCACTCCCTGAACTCCCCGCCGCTCGTCGAGAGCGTTTTATCGCCGACTACGACATTTCTCCTGAGAACACTGAATTTCTGACCAGTACCCGGCAACTCGCCGAATTCTTCGACGCAGCCGCACAACTCAGTGGTGAACCGGCGACTTGTGCAAACTGGATTATGGGTGATCTGACTCGACTGCTCAACACGTCAGAGATTGAGATTCAAGATTCAAAGGTCACACCCGCACATCTCAGCGAACTCATCGGGTTGATTGAAAATGCGACCATCAGCGGCAAGATCGCCAAATCTGTGCTCGACGATGCCTTTGAGACTGGCAAAATGCCGAAGGAGATTGTTGCTGAAAAAGGGTTAGCACAAATTACAGATACCTCGGAGATAGAAGCCATCGTCTTACAGGTTGTTGAGGAGAACCCCGGTCCCGCCCAAGACTATCGTGATGGCACAAAGAAAGCGATTGGGTTTCTTGTCGGGCAGGTGATGCGTGCCACTCGTGGAAAGGCGAACCCGCAACTGGTAAATCAGATCTTAACGCGGGTTTTGACAGCAGAATAG